A stretch of DNA from Nitrospira sp. KM1:
CGGCTCCCGATACCTCGATGGCCTTCTTGGTTTCAGCGAAATCCTTATACTTTCCGGTCCCGACCCAGAGTCGGGATTTGAACTCGCGCCCGGCTATGATCAACCGATCGTCATACATGACTGCCAACCTCCTCCGCGACGTCCGGTCCGGACTGCGCGCCGCCGCCGATAAAGCTCATAATCTCCACACGATCTCCCTCGTGGAGCGCTCGGACGTCGAAGTCGCTTTTTTCCAGAATGTCCAAATTCAGTTCGACCGCGACCCGCTCGGTGGAAATCGCCAACTCCCGGAGCAACTCGCCGACCGTTCCGCCAGGCCGAAAGGTCCGAGGCTCGCCATTGACTTGGATGTGTATCGCCTCGGCCATGGCTTCATCCTAGGGAACCCCAAATCCCATTGTCAACAAAGCCACTCTTGCGTCTCTTCATATGAGAACGTCAGAATGTCGCACACATGTCGGCACCGGAAACCAATCAGGCCGTGGCCTCGCTGTTCCGCTCGATCGCGGAACTCCTGGCCGCTCAACGAGCCAATCCTTATCGGGTCCGCGCCTATCGGCGGGCGGCCGATTCGTTACTGGCCCTGGATGAGGATATCAACACGATCGCCGCGAGACAGGCGCTGCATGAGATCGAAGGCATCGGCACAGATCTGTCGGAAAAAATTCTGGAGTACCTGCGCACCGGAGGGATTCAGATGCACGAGTCGCTGAAAACTCCGCTGCCCGACCATATTCGAGATTGGACTCAGTTGCCGGGGTTGACCATATCCCTGGTGTCTTATCTGTATGCACGCCTGGGGATCACCACCCTGGAAAGCCTTGAACAACTCGTCCGATCGCACATGCTCCGCACCGTGCCCGGATTCACGGGCGGAGAGGAAGAATTACTCCGGGCGATTGCAACGCTGAAGGAACGAGCCTCCGCTAAGCAGGCCGAAGCTCCTTGAAAATTTTCCAGGTTTTCAACAGCTCCACCGCCTTTTGCAATTGAACATCCTGTTCCAACGAAGGATCTCCGGCGGCATCGACCGGCAGGATCGATGGACCGGCTCCGTTTCTCGTGGCATCATCGGAGCCCTTTCCGTTGGCCGGCGCCTGATCCTTCCCCTGCGGGGCGGCTGCCGGCGGCTTTGCCGGCTTTGCTTCCGGTTCCTTTTCTCCAGGCTTCCCTTCCGCTTTCGCGACGACGGCATTCTGCTGCTTCACGACGATGTCGGGTGTGATGCCGGTCGATTGGATGGACCGTCCCTTGGGCGTGTAGTACTTGGCCGTCGTCAGACGCAGCCCGGACCCATCACCCAACGGAAGAATCGTCTGCACCGATCCTTTGCCGAACGACGTGGTACCGACGATCACCGCCCGTCCATAGTCTTGCAGCGCCCCCGCGACAATTTCCGATGCGCTGGCCGATCCCTCATTGACCAGCACGATCATCGGTGAATCGTCCATTTGGTCCTTGCCCTTGGCAAACCATTCATCCTTCTTGCTTTCGCGCCCTTTCGTGTAGACCACGAGCTTGCCGTTCGGCAGGAACTGCTCGGATACTTCCACCGCCGCGGTCAGAAGACCGCCCGGATTGTTTCGGAGATCGAGAATCGTCGACTGCAGCTTTTGTTCCTTGAACTGCTTGAGCACCCGGCTCAGATCTCTCCCCGTGGCCTCCTGGAACTGCGTCAACCGAACGTAGCCGATGTTCTCCAACACCTTCGACTTCACGCTCTCGATCTTGATCGTGTCCCTGACGAGCGTGAACTGCAGCGGGTCGGCGGTTCCTTCGCGCTGAATCGTCAAGTTGACCTTCGTCCCTTTCGGCCCGCGCATTTTTTGCACCGCGTCCATGAGCGTCAGGTCCTTCGTCGTCTCGTCATTGACTTTCGTGATGTAGTCTCCGGCCTTGATGCCCGCTCGATACGCCGGCGTGCCTTCGATCGGCGCAATGACGGCCAGCCTGTTTTCCTTCACGCCGATTTGGATGCCGACCCCGCCAAACTCGCCTTTGGTTTCCACCTGCATTTCCTTATACATTTCAGCAGTCATGTAGGCAGAGTGAGGATCCAGCGTGGACAACATTCCGCGTATCGCGCCCTGAACCAGGTCTTTCACCTTGGTGTCGTCGACATAGTTCTTCTGAACCTGGGTCAAGACTTCAGAGAATGTCTTCAGCTCTTCGTAGCTCTCCGTCGCGTGACCTGTGTGCTCCCATCCCTTCCCGATGAGGACGCCGAATACAAGAGCCAGCACGATGACAGGGCCTACCATCCAGAATCGCCGTCGCGGAGACTGTTCCATTGTATGTTCCTTTCGCCTGCCGTCTCGTTCGCTATCGTCTTGCCAACCATTGCAGGGGGTCTACCGGCTCCGCCCCCTGCCGCAACTCAAAGTATAAAGTATTTTCACCGGTCATGCCCGTATCCCCCGTTTCCCCGATCGGTTGTGTGGCGTCCACGCGGGCGCCGACCGATGCCAGAATCTTCGAGGCATGCGCATAGAGCGAGAAAAACCCATTGGCATGATCCACAATTATAACGAGTCCGTATCCTTTCAACCAGTCTGCATAGACGACCGTGCCGGACATGACCGCCTTGATCGCGCTGCCTTCCGCGGCTTTGATCTCGATGCCTTTCCGCTGGACGTATGTGTTGAACGTCGGATGTTTCTGGCGCCCGAAATAGGAAATGACGGTCCCGTCGGCCGGCCACGGCAGACCGCCTTTGACCCCTTTGGGAATCGATGCGCCACTGGGCGGCTTGGCCATTGCCGCCCGACGCCGATTTTCAAGCTCGCGCAACAATCCGTCGACTCGCGACGCGGACTTCTCCAATTCCTGCAGCGCCCGGTCGCTGGATTCCTTCTCATGCGTGATCTTGGTGAGATAGGTTCGTTTCTCCTTCTTCACTGTCTTGATTTCTTCCAGCTGCTTCTCCGTGCCGCGCTTGTAAGCCAGCATACCGACCCGCGCCACTTCACGCTGGCGCTCGGCCTGCTCCATGTTCCTTACGTCGCTGCGGAACCCCTCCATGAGGTCGTAGTCCCTTTCGGACACGGCAGAGAGATATTGGAGTCGCCGCTGAAAGTCACCATAGGAGTCCGATGCCAGGAGTGTTTTCCAGTAGCCAAAGCGCCCCTCCATGTACTGAACGCGCAGGCGAGCGAGGATGGCATCCTGGCGTTGCCGAATGCTGTCCCGCAACTTCCCCACCTGCAGGTTGATGGACTCGATCTCCTGATCCTTTTTCTTCAACTTCCGGCTAATGTCTTGGTGGGACTGCCGCACCTTGATCATCCGTTCGTCCAGGCTCTGGATGCCCTGGAGCAGAGAGTCCCGTTTCTTTCCCGCTTCATCGGCCTGCTTGCGCTTTTCCTCGATCTGTCCCTTCAGCTGCTCCAGCGCTTTCCGTTCTTTTTCGATTTTGTCGCTGATCGAATCGGCCGCCACAGCCGCCGGGACGGCGGCACAGACCGTTGCCCACAGACAGACCGACACGGCGATTCGACGGTTCGGCATCACGCCTTGACCTCATCGAACCGGCGAAGCGAGACGAAGCTCCCCGCACACCCGAGCGCAATGCCGACGCCCACCAGGCCAAGGCAGGCGGAGGCGGGGAAAAACACGATCAGCTGGTCCAGGCTGCTCAATCGTCCTGTCGTTCGCATCTGCTGACGAAACAATTCAAAGAGAAATTTGAGCATCACGAGCGACAGGGCGCTTCCGAGCCCGCCCAATACGGCCC
This window harbors:
- the thiS gene encoding sulfur carrier protein ThiS, with translation MAEAIHIQVNGEPRTFRPGGTVGELLRELAISTERVAVELNLDILEKSDFDVRALHEGDRVEIMSFIGGGAQSGPDVAEEVGSHV
- a CDS encoding histidinol-phosphatase encodes the protein MSAPETNQAVASLFRSIAELLAAQRANPYRVRAYRRAADSLLALDEDINTIAARQALHEIEGIGTDLSEKILEYLRTGGIQMHESLKTPLPDHIRDWTQLPGLTISLVSYLYARLGITTLESLEQLVRSHMLRTVPGFTGGEEELLRAIATLKERASAKQAEAP
- a CDS encoding S41 family peptidase — encoded protein: MEQSPRRRFWMVGPVIVLALVFGVLIGKGWEHTGHATESYEELKTFSEVLTQVQKNYVDDTKVKDLVQGAIRGMLSTLDPHSAYMTAEMYKEMQVETKGEFGGVGIQIGVKENRLAVIAPIEGTPAYRAGIKAGDYITKVNDETTKDLTLMDAVQKMRGPKGTKVNLTIQREGTADPLQFTLVRDTIKIESVKSKVLENIGYVRLTQFQEATGRDLSRVLKQFKEQKLQSTILDLRNNPGGLLTAAVEVSEQFLPNGKLVVYTKGRESKKDEWFAKGKDQMDDSPMIVLVNEGSASASEIVAGALQDYGRAVIVGTTSFGKGSVQTILPLGDGSGLRLTTAKYYTPKGRSIQSTGITPDIVVKQQNAVVAKAEGKPGEKEPEAKPAKPPAAAPQGKDQAPANGKGSDDATRNGAGPSILPVDAAGDPSLEQDVQLQKAVELLKTWKIFKELRPA
- a CDS encoding murein hydrolase activator EnvC translates to MPNRRIAVSVCLWATVCAAVPAAVAADSISDKIEKERKALEQLKGQIEEKRKQADEAGKKRDSLLQGIQSLDERMIKVRQSHQDISRKLKKKDQEIESINLQVGKLRDSIRQRQDAILARLRVQYMEGRFGYWKTLLASDSYGDFQRRLQYLSAVSERDYDLMEGFRSDVRNMEQAERQREVARVGMLAYKRGTEKQLEEIKTVKKEKRTYLTKITHEKESSDRALQELEKSASRVDGLLRELENRRRAAMAKPPSGASIPKGVKGGLPWPADGTVISYFGRQKHPTFNTYVQRKGIEIKAAEGSAIKAVMSGTVVYADWLKGYGLVIIVDHANGFFSLYAHASKILASVGARVDATQPIGETGDTGMTGENTLYFELRQGAEPVDPLQWLARR